The following coding sequences lie in one Punica granatum chloroplast, complete genome genomic window:
- the rpoC2 gene encoding RNA polymerase beta' subunit yields MAERVNLVFHNKVIDGTAIKRLISRLIDHFGMAYTSHILDQVKTLGFQQATATSISLGIDDLLTIPSKGWLVRDAEQQSLTLEKHHHYGNVHAVEKLRQSIEVWYATSEYLRQEMNPNFRMTDPFNPVHIMSFSGARGNASQVHQLVGMRGLMSDPQGQMIDLPIQSNLREGLSLTEYIISCYGARKGVVDTAVRTSDAGYLTRRLVEVVQHIVVRRTDCGTIRGISVSPRNGMMPERIFIQTLIGRVLADDIYMGSRCIAIRNQDIGIGLVNRFITFRTQPISIRTPFTCRSPSWICRLCYGRSPTHGDLVELGEAVGIIAGQSIGEPGTQLTLRTFHTGGVFTGGTAGHVRAPSNGKIKFNEHLVHPTRTRHGHPAFLCSIDLDVTIESEDIIHNVTIPPKSFLLVQNNQYVESEQVIAEIRAGTDTLNFKERVRKHIYSDSEGEMHWSTDVDHAPEFTYSNVHLLPKTSHLWILSGGSCRSNGVPFSLHKDQDQINLRSLSVKRRYLSSLSVNNDQIRSKLCSSDFSGKKKEDRSPDYSEINRIICTGHCNLTYPAILHENSDLLAKRRRNRFVIPFQSIQEREKELMPHSGISIELPIKGIFRRNSILAYFDDPRYRRKSSGITKYGTIGMHSMVKKEDLIEYRGIKEFKQKYQMKIDRFFFIPEEVHILPESSSIMVRHNSLIGVDTRITLNTRSRVGGLVRVERKKKRIEVKIFSGDIHFPGETDKISRHSGILIPPGTGKTNSKESKKLKNWIYVQRITSTKKKYFVLVRPVVTYEIGDGINLATLFPPDLFQEKDNMQLRVVNYIVYGNGKPIRGISGTSIQLVRTCLILNWDEDEKSSSIQEARASFVEVSTNGLIRDFLRIDLVKSPILYLRKRNDPSGSGLIFDNVSDHTHINPFYSIYSKTKIQQSPSQNHGTIRTLLNKNKECPSLIILSSSNCFQMGPFNDAKYHNVIKESIKKDPIIQIRNSIGPLGTVLQIVNFYSFYDLITHNQVLVTKYLQLENLKQTFQALKYYLMDENGRIYNPDPCSNIVLNSFNLNWYFLPYNNYDNYCEETSPIISLGQFICENVCIAKNGPYLKSGQVLIVQLDSVVIRSAKPYLATPGATVHGHYGEILYEGDTLVTFIYEKSRSGDITQGLPKVEQVLEVRSIDSISMNLAKRVEGWNEHITRILGIPWGFLIGAELTIVQSRISLVNKIQKVYRSQGVQIHNRHIEIIVRQITSKVLVSEDGMSNVFLPGELIGLLRAERTGRALEESICYRAVLLGITRTSLNTQSFISEASFQETARVLAKAALRGRIDWLKGLKENVVIGGMIPVGTGFKGLAHRSRQHKNIPLEIKNNNFFEGEIKDILFHHRELFDSCISKNFHETPEQSFRGFNNS; encoded by the coding sequence ATGGCAGAACGAGTCAATCTAGTCTTTCACAATAAAGTAATAGATGGAACTGCCATTAAAAGACTTATTAGCAGATTAATAGATCACTTCGGAATGGCATATACATCACACATTCTGGATCAAGTAAAGACTCTGGGTTTCCAGCAAGCCACTGCTACATCCATTTCATTAGGGATTGATGATCTTTTAACGATACCCTCTAAAGGATGGTTAGTACGAGATGCTGAACAACAAAGTTTGACTTTGGAAAAACACCATCATTATGGGAATGTACACGCAGTAGAAAAATTACGCCAATCCATTGAGGTATGGTATGCTACAAGTGAATATTTGCGACAAGAAATGAATCCTAATTTTAGGATGACCGACCCTTTTAATCCAGTCCATATAATGTCTTTTTCGGGAGCCAGAGGAAATGCATCTCAAGTACACCAATTAGTAGGTATGAGAGGATTAATGTCGGATCCTCAAGGACAAATGATTGATTTACCTATTCAAAGCAATTTACGCGAAGGACTGTCGTTAACAGAATATATCATTTCTTGCTACGGAGCCCGCAAAGGAGTTGTGGATACTGCTGTCCGAACATCAGATGCTGGATATCTTACGCGCAGACTTGTTGAAGTAGTTCAACACATTGTTGTACGTAGAACAGATTGTGGGACCATCCGAGGGATTTCTGTGAGTCCTCGAAATGGGATGATGCCGGAACGAATTTTTATTCAAACATTAATTGGTCGTGTATTAGCGGACGATATATATATGGGCTCACGATGCATTGCCATTCGAAACCAAGATATTGGAATTGGACTTGTCAATCGATTCATAACCTTTCGAACACAACCAATATCTATCCGAACCCCCTTTACTTGTAGGAGTCCATCTTGGATCTGTCGATTATGTTATGGTAGGAGTCCTACTCATGGTGACCTGGTCGAATTGGGAGAAGCTGTCGGTATTATTGCGGGTCAATCTATTGGAGAACCAGGGACTCAACTAACATTAAGAACTTTTCATACGGGTGGAGTGTTCACAGGTGGCACTGCAGGACATGTACGAGCCCCCTCTAATGGAAAAATCAAATTCAATGAGCATTTGGTTCATCCCACACGTACGCGTCATGGGCATCCCGCCTTTCTATGTTCTATAGACTTGGATGTAACTATTGAGAGTGAAGATATTATACATAACGTGACTATTCCACCAAAAAGTTTTCTTTTGGTTCAAAATAATCAATATGTAGAATCAGAACAAGTGATTGCTGAGATTCGCGCGGGAACAGATACTTTAAATTTTAAAGAAAGGGTTCGAAAACATATTTATTCTGACTCAGAGGGAGAAATGCACTGGAGTACCGATGTGGACCATGCGCCTGAATTTACATATAGCAATGTCCATCTTTTACCAAAAACAAGTCATTTATGGATATTATCGGGAGGTTCGTGCAGATCCAATGGAGTCCCCTTTTCACTCCACAAGGATCAAGATCAAATAAATCTTCGGTCTCTTTCTGTCAAACGAAGATATCTTTCTAGTCTCTCAGTGAATAATGATCAAATCAGATCGAAATTGTGTAGTTCTGATTTTTCTGGTAAAAAAAAAGAAGATAGGAGTCCGGATTATTCAGAAATTAATCGAATCATATGTACTGGTCATTGTAATCTCACATATCCTGCTATCCTCCACGAGAATTCTGATTTATTGGCAAAAAGGCGAAGAAATAGATTTGTCATTCCATTCCAATCGATTCAAGAACGAGAGAAAGAACTAATGCCTCATTCGGGTATATCGATTGAACTACCCATAAAGGGTATTTTCCGTAGAAATAGTATTCTTGCTTATTTCGATGATCCTCGATACAGAAGAAAGAGTTCGGGAATTACTAAATATGGGACTATAGGGATGCATTCAATGGTTAAAAAAGAGGATTTGATTGAGTATCGAGGAATCAAAGAATTTAAGCAAAAATACCAAATGAAAATAGATCGATTTTTTTTCATTCCCGAAGAAGTACATATTTTACCTGAATCTTCTTCGATAATGGTACGGCACAATAGTTTGATTGGAGTAGATACACGAATCACTTTAAATACAAGAAGCCGAGTGGGCGGATTAGTCCGAGTGGAGAGAAAAAAAAAAAGGATTGAAGTGAAAATCTTTTCGGGAGATATCCATTTTCCTGGAGAAACGGATAAGATATCCCGACACAGTGGCATCTTGATACCACCAGGAACAGGAAAAACAAATTCTAAGGAATCAAAAAAATTGAAAAATTGGATCTATGTCCAAAGGATCACATCTACTAAGAAAAAGTATTTTGTTTTAGTTCGACCCGTAGTAACATATGAAATAGGGGACGGTATAAATTTAGCAACACTCTTTCCCCCGGATTTGTTCCAAGAAAAGGATAATATGCAACTTCGAGTTGTCAATTATATTGTTTACGGAAATGGAAAACCAATTCGGGGAATTTCTGGCACAAGTATTCAATTAGTTCGAACTTGTTTAATTTTGAATTGGGACGAAGACGAAAAAAGTTCTTCTATCCAAGAGGCCCGTGCTTCCTTTGTTGAAGTAAGTACAAATGGCCTGATTCGAGATTTTCTAAGAATCGACTTAGTGAAATCCCCTATTTTGTATCTCAGAAAAAGGAATGATCCGTCAGGCTCAGGATTGATCTTTGATAATGTGTCAGATCACACCCATATCAATCCTTTTTATTCTATTTATTCCAAGACAAAGATTCAACAATCACCTAGCCAAAATCACGGAACTATTCGCACTTTGTTAAATAAAAATAAGGAATGCCCATCTTTGATAATTTTGTCATCATCTAATTGTTTTCAAATGGGTCCATTCAATGATGCAAAATATCACAATGTGATAAAAGAATCAATTAAAAAAGATCCTATAATTCAAATTAGGAATTCGATTGGCCCTTTAGGAACAGTCCTTCAAATTGTGAATTTTTATTCATTTTACGATTTAATAACTCATAATCAGGTTTTAGTAACTAAATATTTGCAACTTGAAAATTTAAAACAGACCTTTCAAGCACTTAAATATTATTTAATGGATGAAAATGGGAGGATTTATAATCCTGATCCATGCAGTAACATCGTTTTGAATTCATTCAATTTGAATTGGTATTTTCTCCCTTACAATAATTATGATAATTATTGTGAAGAAACATCTCCAATAATCAGTCTTGGACAGTTTATTTGTGAAAATGTATGTATAGCAAAAAATGGACCATACTTAAAATCGGGTCAAGTTTTGATTGTTCAACTTGACTCTGTAGTAATAAGATCCGCTAAGCCTTATTTAGCCACTCCAGGAGCAACTGTTCATGGCCATTATGGAGAAATCCTTTACGAAGGAGATACATTAGTTACATTTATATATGAAAAATCGAGATCCGGCGATATAACGCAGGGTCTTCCAAAGGTGGAACAAGTGTTAGAAGTGCGTTCAATTGATTCAATATCAATGAACCTAGCAAAAAGAGTTGAGGGTTGGAACGAGCATATAACAAGAATTCTTGGAATTCCTTGGGGATTCTTGATTGGTGCTGAGCTAACTATAGTGCAAAGTCGTATATCTTTGGTTAATAAGATCCAAAAGGTTTATCGATCCCAAGGGGTACAAATCCATAATAGGCACATAGAAATTATTGTACGCCAAATAACATCAAAAGTCTTAGTTTCCGAGGATGGAATGTCTAATGTTTTTTTACCTGGAGAACTAATTGGATTGTTGCGAGCGGAACGAACGGGGCGCGCTTTGGAAGAATCGATCTGTTACAGGGCCGTCTTATTGGGAATAACAAGAACATCTTTGAATACTCAAAGTTTCATATCTGAAGCGAGTTTTCAAGAAACTGCTCGAGTTTTAGCCAAAGCTGCTCTCCGGGGTCGGATCGATTGGTTGAAAGGCCTAAAAGAGAACGTTGTTATAGGAGGGATGATACCCGTTGGTACCGGATTCAAAGGATTAGCGCACCGTTCAAGGCAACATAAGAATATTCCTTTGGAAATAAAAAATAATAATTTTTTCGAGGGCGAAATCAAAGATATTTTGTTCCACCACAGAGAATTATTTGATTCTTGCATTTCAAAGAATTTCCATGAAACACCAGAACAATCATTTAGAGGATTTAATAATTCCTAA